The Pirellulales bacterium genome includes the window GGGCTTCGTCCTTCCCATGCTGGGCCGATCGCCACGAATACCACCACGCTACCGGCGAATTCAACGTCGCGAGCAGCCATTTGTCATCGGTGACGATGAAGTGGACCGTGTTGTTCGACATACGTCCATCTTTATCGAGGCAGAACTGTGGGCGCCAAGCAATGTCCTGGTACATGATCTTTGGCTCGCTGAATTCCCTCCAATAATCAATTGAGTCTTGAATCTCAAACCATTGATAGGTTCCCGGCTTTCTGCCTGGCCATTCACCGCCGGACCACCCCGGAGGCTTCGGATCAAGTTGCATTCGGAAGTTCTGCAAGTAGTCGCGAACGCCTGGATAATTGTCAATTTCGATTCCGCGCCTTGTAAAAATCATCCAGAGTCTCGGCCAATCTAGCGACCAGCGCTCAATGTCTTGGCCACGGACATACGGCATGATTATTTCACCGCTGCGAGCGTCGGAATCCACAATCCGCTTGCGCGTCGAATCAGTGATTAGGAAGACTTCATTGCAGCCCGTGACGACGCCGCGGTAAAGGCGTACACTCGGCAACTCGGAAAGTGGAACGCCGGCAGCGCAAATCTTGGAAATTAGCCCGTTCACGCCACCCGGTTCGAGCTGCCACGTGGCCGGACCGAGTTGGACAATGGGAAGCTCCACGCCCTCCGACTCAATTTGCCGACTAAGATCGTCGATGCGTAGTTGTTCGCGCGGAATCGAGCAAAGTCGTGCCGTCTTGGGCTTCGGTGCTTTGGATGGCTTGCGGGCGACGATGATTGAGGGGAATACGTCGGCGTCGACGAAAATCTGTTTGGCGTGACCGAAATCGACGACCGATTCGATCCAGGCCTTCTCCGCGAACAAGCGGCGCAGCGGTTCGCCGTAGCCCGATTTCATCCATTTGTTCGTGACGACGAATGAGAGCAAGCCGCCCGGCTTCAGAACGCGCAGGCCAAGTTCGTAGAAATAGACGTAGAGGTCGGCCATGCCGTGATAGGCGGAATAGGCCGTTTGCAAGTAGGGCTTGAGCGCGCTGATCGATTCCTGCCGCACGTACGGCGGATTGCCGACGACGACGTCGAAGCCGCCGTTTTCAAAGACTTCGGGAAAGGTCGCTTGCCAGTCGAGCGCTTTGGGATGCACGGTCGGATCGGAGACGACGCTGTTGCCGACGCGGATCGGGTGGTCGAGGCTGGTCAGGGCTTTGCCGCGCTCGGCCGTTTTGATCCAGAGGCTGAGCCTGCAGATTTCGATGGCTTCCTCGTTCAAGTCCACGCCGTAGAGATTGTTTTCCAGTATGCGCTTGTCGAGATCGAAGAGCGTGCGATGGCCGCGCAGTTCTTGCAGGCGGTCGTTCGAGCGCTCGTATTCGGCGTGCAGTTGGTCGAAGGCCTCGATGAGAAACGCCCCGCTGCCGCAGGCCGGGTCGAGCAGGCGAATGCCGGTCAGCTCGTCTTGCCACGCTTCCCAAAACTTGACGAGCGCCGCGCGCTGCGGCTTGGTCAGCTTGTCGAGCTGGTAGACGCGCGGGTCGGCGAGCGCCGCACGGGGCGCGCCTTTAGCCGAGTCTTCGTGCCGGCGGCGAAGCTGATCGAACCGATCGTCGAGCACTCCGCCGAGCGCTTGCTCGATGATGTAGCGGGTGATGAACGACGGGGTGTAGAAGGCCCCTTCCTTCTTGCGGCGCGTCTTGTGCTTTTCCGCGTCGAGAGGTTCGGCTAGCCCCTCCAACTCGCTGCGCAGCCGTTCGAGGTCGGTGATCGATTGCTCGAAGATATGGCCGAGGATATCGACGTCGATCAGCCGGCCTCCCTCGCCGGTGGCCTCGTGCGGAGGGCGATAGTCGTAATCCCCCAGATCGCGGAAATAGCGGCAGACCTCATCGGAGACTTGGAGCGAATCGAGGAGCGGATCG containing:
- a CDS encoding N-6 DNA methylase encodes the protein MPLEAKPLFRPDVLRGHLSGFMLPPRVESLRPKLANWAELIGSNRIDALNEQQILPDFLTDFFLALLGYTGPAGGADRYTLSRERHVEIDGKFADAVLGDFNGESRYIVALEGKGPRDPLDRPFAGRRMSAVDQGYRYAINLPCDWIIVTSIRETRLYHKGSNQQTFERFDTEQLAGSDAALLRFVFLLGAERVVPAAGECHFYSLLAESEKVGRELTKHFYVGYANMRQDAFERLSGDNPAIPRHEVLASTQKLLDRVLFVAFSEDRGLLPAETIRKAYEHRDPYHSRPIWDNFRGLFGAINRGNAALGIHAYNGGLFADDPLLDSLQVSDEVCRYFRDLGDYDYRPPHEATGEGGRLIDVDILGHIFEQSITDLERLRSELEGLAEPLDAEKHKTRRKKEGAFYTPSFITRYIIEQALGGVLDDRFDQLRRRHEDSAKGAPRAALADPRVYQLDKLTKPQRAALVKFWEAWQDELTGIRLLDPACGSGAFLIEAFDQLHAEYERSNDRLQELRGHRTLFDLDKRILENNLYGVDLNEEAIEICRLSLWIKTAERGKALTSLDHPIRVGNSVVSDPTVHPKALDWQATFPEVFENGGFDVVVGNPPYVRQESISALKPYLQTAYSAYHGMADLYVYFYELGLRVLKPGGLLSFVVTNKWMKSGYGEPLRRLFAEKAWIESVVDFGHAKQIFVDADVFPSIIVARKPSKAPKPKTARLCSIPREQLRIDDLSRQIESEGVELPIVQLGPATWQLEPGGVNGLISKICAAGVPLSELPSVRLYRGVVTGCNEVFLITDSTRKRIVDSDARSGEIIMPYVRGQDIERWSLDWPRLWMIFTRRGIEIDNYPGVRDYLQNFRMQLDPKPPGWSGGEWPGRKPGTYQWFEIQDSIDYWREFSEPKIMYQDIAWRPQFCLDKDGRMSNNTVHFIVTDDKWLLATLNSPVAWWYSWRSAQHGKDEALRLFSSYMRSFPVPTPSDEKRKSSSVLVDRISARSADIQVTRRTILDWLRVEYEIAKPSMKLQSPVDLDSDAFVAEVRKVRGKKNPLSAAALKNVREEHARTIEPARALAAESLSLERQISDLVNEAYGLTPEEIALLWQTAPPRMPFV